A stretch of the Halorussus salinus genome encodes the following:
- a CDS encoding HVO_0476 family zinc finger protein: MSETAERVAVTCPSCSPDVETVHEVLKQGSGRVTVRCTECSHVHKTTVDEDEEVERDVVVSQDGESFTATVDAPPSETVAVGEEFVLETPEAIMVVRITDLQLGDEVRRDEATVEEVETFWTRAVDNVRVNVTVNPNDGRRDDSRSLKIDVPGDHEFTVGEVEEFGDEEFEVKSIAVRDDASGYDFNPLGEEGDTAVAKDIKRVYGDDRTSSAWSAW, encoded by the coding sequence ATGAGCGAAACTGCGGAGCGCGTCGCGGTGACGTGCCCCTCCTGTTCGCCCGACGTGGAGACGGTCCACGAGGTCCTGAAACAGGGGAGCGGCCGAGTCACCGTGCGCTGTACGGAGTGCAGTCACGTCCACAAGACGACGGTAGACGAAGACGAGGAGGTCGAGCGAGACGTGGTGGTCTCCCAAGACGGCGAGTCGTTCACGGCGACCGTGGACGCCCCGCCGAGCGAGACCGTCGCGGTCGGCGAGGAGTTCGTCCTCGAAACGCCCGAGGCCATCATGGTCGTGCGCATCACCGACCTCCAGTTGGGCGACGAGGTGCGCCGCGACGAGGCCACCGTCGAGGAGGTCGAGACCTTCTGGACCCGCGCGGTGGACAACGTTCGGGTCAACGTCACCGTCAACCCCAACGACGGCCGCCGAGACGACTCCCGGAGCCTGAAAATCGACGTGCCGGGCGACCACGAGTTCACCGTCGGCGAGGTCGAGGAGTTCGGCGACGAGGAGTTCGAGGTCAAGTCCATCGCGGTCCGCGACGACGCGTCGGGCTACGACTTCAACCCGCTCGGCGAGGAGGGCGACACCGCGGTCGCGAAGGACATCAAGCGCGTCTACGGCGACGACCGGACCTCGTCGGCGTGGTCGGCGTGGTGA
- a CDS encoding protein-L-isoaspartate(D-aspartate) O-methyltransferase, giving the protein MFGGNDGSDTEEDFGGDGEGTSDSADYAQARERMVERLAAREGFADATLDAMGSVPRHEFVPSSNRDRAYEDRPLPIGSDQTISAPHMVAAMADLLDLDSGESVLEIGTGCGYHAAVTAELVGPANVYSVEYHESLAERTRQRLDRLGYGEISVRVGDGHDGWPEFAPYDAAYLTCAAPEFPTAVVEQVRPEGRLLGPLESGTGRIADGQAGSGRSPRRAGGQRLVFARRRADGSLDYETHGGVRFVPMQDN; this is encoded by the coding sequence ATGTTCGGGGGGAACGACGGTAGCGACACGGAGGAGGATTTCGGGGGCGACGGCGAGGGAACGAGCGACAGCGCCGACTACGCACAGGCCCGCGAGCGCATGGTCGAGCGACTCGCCGCCCGCGAGGGGTTCGCCGACGCGACGCTCGACGCGATGGGTTCGGTCCCGCGCCACGAGTTCGTGCCGAGTTCCAACCGGGACCGCGCCTACGAGGACCGACCGCTCCCCATCGGGAGCGACCAGACCATCAGCGCGCCCCACATGGTCGCGGCGATGGCCGACCTCCTCGATTTGGACTCGGGCGAGTCGGTCCTCGAAATCGGCACCGGCTGTGGTTACCACGCCGCGGTCACGGCCGAACTAGTCGGTCCGGCGAACGTCTACAGCGTCGAGTACCACGAGTCGCTGGCCGAGCGGACCCGCCAACGACTCGACCGCCTCGGCTACGGCGAGATTTCGGTCCGGGTCGGCGACGGTCACGACGGCTGGCCCGAGTTCGCACCCTACGACGCGGCGTACCTGACCTGTGCTGCGCCCGAGTTCCCGACCGCCGTGGTCGAGCAGGTCCGACCGGAGGGACGGCTCCTCGGGCCGCTGGAGTCCGGGACCGGGAGAATCGCGGATGGTCAGGCGGGCAGTGGGCGGTCCCCGCGGCGCGCTGGCGGCCAACGTCTCGTCTTCGCGCGCCGA